The Primulina huaijiensis isolate GDHJ02 chromosome 10, ASM1229523v2, whole genome shotgun sequence region CTTTTCTCCATTTGCTCGTTCAATGGCTATGATTGCATGTGCTAAGAAGGCCAAGAACAAGAGTCAACAAATCAAGTTGAGAAATAAAGACGTACAAAGTTCTTCTAGTAGgtttttcccataattttagcTGTTTCAGCtggtattttttatttattatcccGTCAGCCTTTATGAAACCAACATCTGTTCCTAGGTAATGGTAAAGTTGAGTTGTCAGACAGTTCCGTGGATGAAGAATTTCAGGTTTGCTTATATTTTCACCTTCATATTACCATTGATTCCTTTCGTGGTTGATAGTAAATGATTTAGAGCAACGTGTCCTTTGAGTCgtgtttaattaaataatttgtttgtGTGGGAAGGGAGTTGTGCAAGCAGATTTTGTCTTCTTTGATCCAAAACCTGGCGACTTCCATGGAATTAAGGTCCTGCTACAAACATATCTTGACCATAAACAGTGGGATCTTAGTGGTTTTGTCGACTTGGTCTTGGGACAGCCAACAGTTGGAACTGTTGTCAAGATAGAGAATGATGAAGATGATGGAGTATATTCTGTTGTGACAGTTCTTAATTTAGAAAGATACAAGGCAAGCTACCTGCACtttttgatattcaaatttTTGCCTTTTATTGTTCTTCTCTCGTCTCTTAAGAATTTTTGAAGCTGCCCATCTGCTGCTTTTGGTGTTATGACATGTCACATAGGGTCAATTAAAAGCAGAAACAATTGGCTTAAATGCAATATTGATTAAAGTcgtcttaaaaaataaaaaataaagaagcaTAAGCAGTTGTGCGTTTGGATAGAATAGAGAAAAATAGcttctttgatttttttcaaaGAGAAGTTGAATAAAAAACAGAATCTTAGTTTCCAATAGTGTTTTTTCAAATCTAAAAGCTCAGTCGAGCACCATTATTCTAACAAAATCattaaaaacaacattttcttttaagtTGGCTTCGTCCACCGAGCTTGTAAAAGCCGTGCTGAAGGAGTACATCATTGATGCTCCATTAATCAACTTCAAATTAACACTTCTATTTGCAATCTAACAATTCATGGTTAATATATAGTGGTTTGGTTCGGTGCAGAATAACAAATGTTTGACTGAGTTCAAGGATTACCTTCTTGAAGTCTGCCAGGGGAAGGACGTGGTAGCTAGCCTCAAATCTTTATTTGGAGAGCATGCACTGGGTGTTGGTATTATCGTTTCTCAGCGCGTGGTTAATCTTCCATCTCAGTTGTTGCCTCCCCTTTATGATGCTCTCTTTGATGAAATAGCATGGGCAACTGAAGACGAGGTTAATATGATGGTTAAGCTCAATTGAATTATTCTGTGTGTTGGCATTCAGCAATTTAGCACTTACCTTTTGTTATTTTGCTTCTTCTAGCCCACAGATGAGCTTCGGAATTCATTCCGTTTTAAAACGTATATAGTTATAAGCAAAATATACAAGGTATATTATCGGAGGAGcttaataaataatcataatcgGATAAACAATTGTTGTAAATCAGCAATAATTATTGTTTCTTTACTGCTAATGCCAATAGCACAAGAATGCAGACCAGAATACAGGGAAAGCTAGAAATGGAGATGAAGTCGTGATACACATTAAACCTGAAGATGAAATTTTGCTCGAGGTACTGGAGTTTTAATTTTTCTGCAAGTGCCTTTTACTCATTGATACTGGTTACCCGACCTTTTTAAAATCTTCTGCAGCTTAGCTCATGGTCCTTTTGTTTTCCCTTACATGCTCAGCAGGTCACCACAAGTGAGGCAAGTACCAGTATTTGTCATCGTTTTAATTTGTGCTTAAAATTATTGCAGATTATGCATATTACGTCCAACTGATTCATTAAGTTCCCCTATTTGATTGTTTTTAGACCTTTCGTTTGTTCCATGGATTTTTACCAGAACAGttttttattaaatctcatgTCGGTGCAGCTTAAAAACTATAGATTGATGGGTTTGGCCATGGTTGTTGATGCCAACAAAGTCAGCATGTTCAGAAAACAGTTGCACTTATTGATAGACGAATCGCAGTACCATGAATCCTTCCAGCAGGTTGGCAATTTTCTTGTCATTTGATTTCAGTTTCACCTTGATCTCGGAGGATCAAGAATTGCAGTCTGCTAACTTGTCATTGTCTCTGATCAGAGCTGCCAGATTCAGGATTCGGTTGTATCTCCTCGTCAGATCAACTATAAGATCTTCCCGGAATAGCTGAAAATTGAGACCCGAAGGTCATTAGTGCGTACCTCGTCATTCTCTACTCCAAAGTGCTGGCTGATTGATATCATGGAGTGGCTTTCAGCCAGAAATTTTGATGTTTAATTATCATGGTTTTTTGTTTGGCATGATATTAGCTTTTTATTAATACTCATCATTTCAGCAGTTTGTAGGGATACTAATACACATTATTTCAATGATTCCTTAGTTTAAAGATTCCTTTAACAAGGTTTGTACTTGGGCCGTTTTCATCTCATCGGAttgtattaaatataaaatgtttctcATCCCGTCAACTCTAAACTCAATTCTAGAAAAattattcttaaaatatttcatatttttttatttacaacaattattttattccatatattacttattttattaaatattaaattatataatagttttattaacattaaataataaatatacttaatttatttcaaataataaatataaaagctgagtatttaattatttattaaaataaatattaaataatttaattcaataataagAACATTTTATATACAATtaagtaaatttaaaattaatttagtaaatagttatataaaaaagtttttaagtaaataaaaagaataataaCAATGAATGCTATTTCTCAGCTAAGTGAGGCTTGGAATATAAACTGATCATATGATACGTGGcgttgttttaccaaatgtttccttaATGGCTTTCGCACATATGGAAGTTATTGGTTTCTAGCCGATATACCATAAATCTGAGAACTGAATTAATAAAATGAggtatttaaaatttagaataagaatgaatataaggtttatcgatggcaattttacaaaacataaaaggattTCTAAAAGATataccaaagaaattaaacaacatagGATTTATCGAGGGTCAtctcagaaacataaattcataaaaaatcacccataaacGCCTTAAATGCCATTTCTCGGCTAAGCtggctgaagggctacaacatgaatttatgcctccTGATTAAACTCGAACCTTGTGTTAATCATTTCCTGGTTCGTTTTTAAACATTATGttcaaccattaacccttatatttcattaaattccaaaatttaaatgaaatcttttatcatttcaatttaattccaagttacaaataaataaagatcatggtttagtaatgggatgatttaacacaaatgttttagcctgtcattcaggctaatctaataaaatataaaatttttaacagtaaataaaaacataaaataaagaaaGCAATAAACTTACAAGGTTGTAAACAGAACTTCAAACTTTTATTCAACGCTGGAAATATAttacagagagagagagagaggaaaAGAGAGGGGGAACAAACTCAACCGTGCCCTCTAAAATGAAAACATAAACCTATTTATAGAAGGAAGAGCCGGACATGAACCCCGGATtccaaaactaaaaataaacagTGCTTGCTTTATAAAAGCAAATAGTACAAGTTACAAAtaatacaattattttttattctttaaagaattttttaattcttcaAAAGCATTATCAATTGAAATATCTTCTTGTACATCATCCTCAGGATTCTGGGCATCTTGATCATCATGAGATCTCATCAAATGTATGAATTGATTTTCACTTGAATTAGAGGCCATTGATTTGTCTGATTTGGAGTCTGATTCGCCAATATTCTTATAAAGAtcttttttcatttcttgaatatataattttctccTTTGAATAAATATCAGCATATTTTTGAGTAAGAATTTTAAAAGGACTTAAGGAATCTTGTCATTTTTCTTGctcttgttttttcttttcaaaatccTGTTtgtaggatttgattttttcctCCATATGAAGAAGAGTATCATGTCCATAAATTTTTCCTGTTTCAGGATCGTCACGGAGCATTTTTTCCCAGAATTTTGCCATATTAATCCGCCATAGACAAGGGATACCAATATCATTAAAACCTGATTCAGGTTTCCATTTCCATATCCATGGAATTCCAAATTTTGTAAAGAATAAACAGAGAGTTTTCCCTGTAATCcaattttgagaaaattgagCCGTCACACTAGGAGCAAATGTCAACCATACATTCATTGGTTTATTAAACTCTTTAGGCAATATCTTGGAAGAATGACCAAATGATTTCCACCAAAGGAAAAACCAATTAGGAATTGGACGATTAAAAACATGTTCACAGATCTTTAAGAACCGTGAATGTTTtcttttctcattttcatatattaaagttttatgaaaactttCAATATAATcccaataattaaatttgaaattcatttgatgaatagaaaaataaaattctttttccacCAATGGAGATATTCCCCATTCttcaataaaaatgattttcttaataataaattttgagaagttataacttccctTCTGCTgagtattaatgaaaaaatgAGTAATTTCTACACTTTTTAATGATaatagaagattttcataaaatcctctttgctTATAAGAACCATTTACATATGATGTATTAGATAAATATCTTTCTAATATAGTCCATGGTTCCCATTAAATAtccttttcttctataagaagaatgaGATCTTTATGTGGATTGTCAATGTATAAAAttgaatcattttcttcttctttgataATATTGACATATGATGTCGACTCAGAATTATTTTTCtgtttagattttaaaaattcttgaaattctTTGTATAAAGAATTATCTTTATCCATATTATTACTGGATGAGGAACTGGCAATATTTTGGGCTATTAGTAGAGCCGTCAATATGGGCTGGGCCCGCTGGGTTGGCCCAGCCCGACAAGAAAATTTAATGGGttggattttattttgttggcccatttaaattcgGGCCTAAACGGGCCCAGTCGCTCAGGCTGTGGGTTGAATTGGGCCTAACCCGATGGGCTCGGGTTAGCCCATGGCCCAtgggttaaataaaaaaattgtttactAATAGTCTAACTCTAATTCTACCTTTGGACAATTGGACCGAGAAAGTGAGAAACCtaaataataattcattttCTCACAGCCACACTCCACGCTCCACAGCCTCCACCGACCACCAACTCTCCAATAGCTGCGGAAAGCGGACTGGCGGTCGCGGAAACCATTGAATTCAATAAAGCTCAAAATCAGCGCCTTAAACCGGTGAGTGGGAAGTGATTATAAGTTTTCAAACTCGTTAATTGCTTGAAATGATGTGTTACTGTTAATTGCTATTTTTCCTCTAAATTAATACATTCTTGAATACAAGTTATTATTGAaatgatgtatttttaaattttgaattcaaaattacagttggtttttgaaaaaaaaattacagattGTTGAAATGGACGTTTCTTCTCAAACTCCAACTGCTGATGTGGATGTTGATGAACTGAAAAATCCTAAGAATGATGAGGGTTCAACTAAACCAAAAAGACGTAGAGAAACTTCTGATATTTGGATGTATTTTAAGAAAATCAAAGGGATTGATGGTTTAGATAAAGCTGAATGTAATGGATGTAAAAAATAGTATAAATGTGGGACTAAACAGCATGGAACTTCTACGTTGTGGCGTCATCAAAAAACTTGTAGCAAATTGAAGTTCCATGATGTAGGACAAATGATTCTTGATCAAGATGGAAAGATGAGGTCTAAGAAAATAGACCAAAAAATTGCACGTGAATTATTGGTTTGTGCAATCATTAGACATGATTTATCATTTTCGTTTGTTGAGTATGATGGTATTAGAGCTTGGATGAAATATATAAATCCCGATGTTCCTTGTATGTCTAGAAACACTCTTGTTTGTGATATTAAAAGAATCTATTTGAGGGAGAAAGAGAAACTTAAGCATGTTTTGGCTACTATTCATAATAGAGTTTGTTTAACTTCGGATTTGTGGACGTCGTGCACTAGTGAGGGTTATATTTGCTTGACTGCTCATTTTGTTGATAATGATTGGAAGTTGAATAGTAAAATTATTAGCTTTTCTCATATGCCTCCACCACACTCAGAAGTTGAATTAGCagcaaaattatttgaatttttgaaggagTGGGGAATTGAGGAAAAAGTTTTTTCTTTGGCATTGGATAATGCATCTAGTAATGACAACATGCAAGTTAATTTGAAAGAGCAACTCTCTTTGCATGATAGCTTATTGTGTGACGGTGAGTATTTTCATGTTCGTTGTTCTGCTCATATATTGAATCTAATTGTCCAAGAAGGTTTGAAAGTCGCTGTTGTTGCTTTGAATAAAATTAGAGAGTCAGTCAAGTATGTTAAAGGTTCGGAGACTAGGATGAAGAAATTTCAAGAATGTGTACAAGTAGTCGGTAGCATTGATACTAGTATTGGCTTGCGATTGGATGTGTCTACTCGTTGGAACTCGACATATTTAATGCTTGATAGTGCCATCAAGTATAAGAAAGCTTTTGTTTTCCTTCAATTCAATGAcaagaattataaattttgtccttCAAGTGAAGAGTGGAAAAGAGGAGAAAAAATATGTGAGTTCCTTGAGCCATTTTATGACACTACCAATTTGATCTCCGGTTCTTCTTATCCTacatgaaatttatattttatgcaagtCTGGAAGATTGAAGTTTTGTTAAAGGAAAACTTAATGCATGAAGATGAGGTGATAAGTGATATGTGTAAAAGAATGTTGggaaagtttgaaaagtattggACACAATATAGCATGGTGCTTGCATTTGGAGCCATTCTTTACCCACGGATAAAGCTTTCGATGTTGGAGTTTTTTTATTCTAAGGTTGAGAGTGATTTTGTTAAATGTCTCGAGAAGATAGAACTTGTGAAAGAAAAATTCTATAAGCTTTTTGATGAATATTCTAAGACTGACAATGCAAGTTCTTCACGACCACGATCTTCTTCTAGCACACAAATTGCTCCCCAAAGTGCAGGAGAAGGTAAAGGAAAGAGCAAAAGCATTTTTTATGTAAGTATTCTAATACTTTTTTGCTTGTATTATTTAACTGatttatattttcatatcaTAATTATTGCAATTAATATAGGAAATGATGGCATATGAGAGCCAGACAATTACAAATGTTGGAAAATCTCAAATTGATCTTTATTTGGAGGAGCCAAAACTTGAATTTGCATATCATCAAGATTTGAATGTTTTGGAGTACTGGAGCAATGATGGCATGTGATGTTTTGGCTATTCCAATTACTACTGTTGCATCAGAATCAGCTTTTTCCATCGGTGCTCGTGTGCTTACCAAGTATAGAAGTTGTACACTTACTGAAAAAATTCAAGCTCTTATTTGCACTCGCAATTGGTTGCATGGTTACGTTGGTAATTTTGTTTACAAATTTCTAGTTTGTTGTTGACTTAGTTGATAAattagtttattattattttaattttaactacATTCGTATTTCTGTATTTTAATGTTGATCAAGGTAATGAAGACGACACAAGTTTTAAAACAGCGTTGTCTAATCAGGGATCAAATGCTGATATTGATAAAGGGGGAGAGGATGAAGATGGAGGAgaagaatttgatatgaatgatttcatgattaatgaaatttaaaaaattgtattgttttttttgtttagtttGATGAACTTTAATTTCTTTGAACTCTTTAACTTTTTAGCACTTTGTTCGTTTATTTCACTGTCAATTGTGGCATTTCATGTTTTAACATTTACTCATCTTTGGATTCTTTGACCTCCAACAACCCTTTTTTATTCAGATTACATCACAGCGTTTTTTGTCAATTGTTTTGGGTGAACTACAGTATGCAAAACGAAGCAAATGTATTGaaattgtttagatttttttagaCCCGTGGGTTGGCCCAACCCAACCCGCGGCCCATCTTTTGGTGGGCTGGGCTAGGATTTCCCAACCCACCAACCCGATGGCGGGCCGACCACTTCCCAACCCGAGTCGGGCCGACCCAACCCGACACGGGCCGGCCCGATTGACAGCTCTAGCTATTAGCCTTTGTGATCCATGTTGTGCGATAATATTAGGAGTTATACCCCTACCACCTCTTCTTCTATAAGAGGAATCATTACCTCTTCCTCTATGAGAGGAATCACCACGACCTCGATAACTCATTTCtgtaaatatgataaatattcTCGAGTTAGGAAATCATGTAGATGATTATCTTcactttttttataaataatttcaaaatcaaaaggcgctaaatgagcctgccatcttgcaaacatttgtttagaaacatcatgtttaaaatctttagtaaacataaattttgcagatttgcagtcaatttttataataaatttttgattatataaatcatcttgaaattttaaaatacatcttaCAATGATCAAGATTTCTTTTGCCACTGtcgaataatttttctgggatgTATTCCATTTTTCAGAATAAAAACGAATCAGATATTcctgtttagtttggggatctttttgttttaaaattccaccaaaacctatatcagaagcatctatttctacaattttatcccattggggATTAGCAAGCATAAAGcaaggaagatttttaactttttcttttataatctgaACAGCCTTAGTATGTTTATCTGTCTATGGtaaatgatttttctttaatctatcatataagataaCAGAGTCCTGGGTAAGATTTCtaatataaggagaaatataatttaaacttcttaaaaatctttacaactgagttttatcagttataatatctggaaattttgatccaaattcaATACTTCTTTGTATAgaaataattttatctttttcaatattatgacctaaaaatctaatattggtttgaaaaaaaatcattttagatttggaaataacaataacattttgtataacaatatttttaaatatttctaaatgtttaaaatgagattcaatattattagaaaataccaaaatatcatcaacttaaacaattataaaattgctatatgaataaaaaatatcattcataatctGTTGAAATTCAGAAGGGGCATTTTTAAGGCCAAAGAGCATTACTGTCCGttcataatgtcctataggaacattaaaagcagttttatatctatcagattcttgtatttgaatctggcaaaatcctgattttaaatcaaattttgaaaatataatgacATTAACcaatctatctaataaatcttttttattaggaataagatgtctaatccattttaaaaccttatttaaggGTTTATAGTTAATCACTAATCTAGGAACTCCTCGTTCCtgctcagaatgtttattagcataaaaagaagTACAagaccaaggagattgagaaggtgttattaaacctttttcAAGTAAAGATTGAATTTCATTCTTACATAATTCCaaatattcagaattcatttgacaaggTCTTGCCTTAGTAGGAATATTCTTTTCATTAAAATCctcttcatatggaagagaaaTAATATGcttctttctattccaaaaaacATTaggaagatcattacatatttctaatgaaaatttattataaataaattgaattttttcttgtaatttaggattttttaatttatcatctatagttaatattttaacttcttctttgaaaaaattaatttgaaaagtctttctatcaatcttttcttataattcatttaaaattctatgaacaggtttagttataaactgaaaagaaataagattaccttgataagttcctattatacctgtttcatcaacatgttttaaaggataaatttgataaataaaaggtaaaccaagtattaattggctagaaatatctttAGCTAACaaaaaactggtttgaatacagtttttatctttacaaatataagcttttggtaatttataattaatttctaaatgttctcctcctgcatgagagagagaatgagtagttttatgaaaatacttagtaggaattaatccttcctgGATGATATTTAAGTCTGCACCACTATCAATCATTgcaatgaaattctttttataagaattatctATTAATAATGTTATATTAgtataccatttttgagatataatcatacttaaaacagataaatattttttatctgtATCAGGAAATGAAATatcttgaaaattattattattttcagattcttctttgttattttcaataacagagACACGATAATtcaaatgattattattttgatgtaaaatttttatttgttctttaagattattaatctctttAACCAAATCTTGAATAGTAATAGGATTTTGAttactatattttttctttaaaaggtTTGTAACCTCTTTcatagaataagcttgttcttATTTAACAagaatattattgttattattggtTGAAGCAGTATTTTCCATTTGATCCATTATTgtagattttaatattggatccttaatcattttaaggaattctaaaatattattgttagttaaaacattaatatttaaatcctgAAATTGAGACAttagtttataaaactcatcattcTTATTATCATTATCACTTAAATAATTTATACAAGAATTTCCTTGTATACAATTATTACATTCTTGATCAGAAATAATTGATTCATTATCTGTAATTTCTTCTGAATCATAAGATTCTGAACTATTCTCAGTATCACTATTATCATTAGTATTCTGATTAGAAtccataataattttatttattgtttctttaagattttcatcaatatctaaatttttgattttgtttttatcctaacattgattagcataatgtcctggctttttacattttctacaaataattaatttatttttaaatttttcagcTTTTCTTTCAGCTTTCCATGATTCAcggatttcttttcttttcttttttctatctttttgtctatcagacaaatgtcttttcCTGTAGACTTTTTCTACtttatctttaattttctttttccctTTATTAGGTATatccataccaaattgatcacaaaatttacctagttgttttttctcaagtaaattctattttttaatttgattatttaattttaattcattacatagagctaaaccctcttgaattcaaatatttattaatttaaagtaTAATTCTCATAAGGAATAtttatatcttctttttttaatacttttctaattctttctgcGAATAAGAAAGGTAAGCCATCTATGAATTCGGCTTTCCACAGACTATTATTACAATCTGGTATCTCATATATTcgagataaaaaaatatctttataccatctaaaatcagtaagtgttttacattttagattacttaataaagtacgaatttgttcactattatcagtgAATTTACCAGTAAAATGCTCAATCATAGTCATTATTAATGAATAGACTACATTTTctatttgaatattattttaaatttttattgaattaaaaatatctTCTTTATGAGAATGATgtaaataattatcccaccaacctttaagttggccagtaaatcctGCTATTATCATTTTAGcaatatttatatcattattTCCTGATGTTTTACATacagtactatacataagcattctgtgagcagtattataaatCTTCTTATCACTAAAatcatcaatattccattcatatatacttttcccattataactattagaaaatatatattcttgttcttctaGAAGAACATCCATAGGAGTTGGTctttcataataatatttacttTTGGTAGGTCTATATAcccatttaattttattaatttcttcatcagaagaatttttaatattatccaactcttcattaagagtatgtatgtttaaatttttaaatttttcttctaacaTTTTTTCTATGTCAGAAACAGAagtcttaaatttaaaatcttttatatCTGGAGGGGATTGAATTGAAGAACTAGCAATAGAAATAATATTAGTTTCTTGTTCTtgtatatgaacatctggttCAATTTGATTAATAgctataattattttttctataCGATCTTTAAGAGAATTTATTTCTTCCCTATTATagtcaaatataaatttatataattttatttttccaaaatttgattaatatgtttaacagtaatttgtaacatatcattgtcaaataattttgaaaa contains the following coding sequences:
- the LOC140985829 gene encoding protein BCCIP homolog, which encodes MPRKPLRCHKSLRHQPLSFSPFARSMAMIACAKKAKNKSQQIKLRNKDVQSSSSNGKVELSDSSVDEEFQGVVQADFVFFDPKPGDFHGIKVLLQTYLDHKQWDLSGFVDLVLGQPTVGTVVKIENDEDDGVYSVVTVLNLERYKNNKCLTEFKDYLLEVCQGKDVVASLKSLFGEHALGVGIIVSQRVVNLPSQLLPPLYDALFDEIAWATEDEPTDELRNSFRFKTYIVISKIYKHKNADQNTGKARNGDEVVIHIKPEDEILLELSSWSFCFPLHAQQVTTSELKNYRLMGLAMVVDANKVSMFRKQLHLLIDESQYHESFQQSCQIQDSVVSPRQINYKIFPE